One Felis catus isolate Fca126 chromosome D1, F.catus_Fca126_mat1.0, whole genome shotgun sequence DNA segment encodes these proteins:
- the LOC101081000 gene encoding membrane-spanning 4-domains subfamily A member 8 → MASAGPMANSMFVVAPPNGYPEIQGGMCQVPPYPSNQPQVHLIPVNPPGLKSSVTEQPAQRALKEGKVLGAIQILIGLIHVGLGSIMATVLSGHYTAISFYGGFPFWGGVWFIISGSLSVSAENQPKSSYLRNGSLGLNIVSAICSVVGITLFIMDMSLPPIYARPDSYPYYDTWGVTPGVAISGVLLIFCLLEFGIACASSHLGCQPVCCQHHVSPEVGVVLPNVYTANPVVVPEPVNLPPTYSNEAQGSR, encoded by the exons ATGGCTTCAGCAGGACCCATGGCCAATTCCATGTTTGTGGTGGCACCCCCCAACGGGTATCCTGAGATCCAAGGAGGCATGTGTCAGGTGCCCCCGTATCCCAGCAACCAGCCCCAAGTCCACCTCATTCCTGTGAACCCCCCTGGTTTGAAGTCATCTGTAACTGAGCAACCTGCCCAGAGAGCCTTGAAAGAGGGCAAAGTCTTAGGG GCCATCCAGATCCTGATTGGCCTGATCCACGTGGGCCTCGGCTCCATCATGGCCACCGTCCTCTCAGGGCACTACACAGCGATCTCGTTCTACGGAGGCTTTCCCTTCTGGGGAGGCGTCTGG TTCATCATTTCAGGATCCCTCTCAGTGTCAGCCGAAAATCAGCCAAAATCCTCTTACCTG CGGAATGGCAGTTTGGGCTTGAACATTGTCAGCGCGATCTGTTCTGTGGTTGGAATCACACTCTTCATCATGGATATGAGTCTCCCTCCCATCTATGCCCGCCCTGACTCTTATCCCTACTATGACACCTGGGGTGTG ACCCCCGGAGTGGCGATTTCGGGCGTgctgctcattttctgtctcctcgAGTTCGGCATTGCCTGTGCCTCTTCCCACCTGGGCTGCCAACCGGTCTGCTGTCAGCACCACGTGAGTCCCGAG GTGGGCGTGGTCCTCCCGAACGTCTATACGGCAAACCCAGTGGTCGTCCCAGAACCGGTGAACTTGCCACCGACTTATTCCAACGAGGCCCAGGGCTCCAGATAA